ATTCAAATTATCCAAGATTGGCTGGAAATACCAGATATTTTTGAGATAATGGTTGATAAATGGCAAAGGGGAGATAAAATTGTTTTAGAATCGGGACCATTTGCGACAAAGTCAGCAACTGTGCAAGAGGTTAAGCAAAATCATTATATACTTGTTTTAGAGTCTTTAGGATGTATCCTTAAGGTTGAAAAAAAATAATTTTTTTATTAATAAGATTTGCAAATTTTTAGAAAATGTAGATGTGAACCAAAAATGGGACTCACAAAGGCGAAGCCATATAATTAAGTTGCATTTTTGTAAAATAGATATGTGAATTATTTGTCTTTTCGATGGTTTTAATTCACTTTTATTATAAGTACTTCCTGTAAAATTAATTTTATAGAATATCTAAAAATTCAAAAACAGTAAAAAAAAATAAGGCTGGTAGCTTTATCTTTGATTAAAAATAAATTTAGTTTCACAATGAAAAAAATAATCACAGTAATTGTTCTTTTTGTATTTCTATTTCAGGTAGATACTGTTGTTGCACAAGATATTTTAAAAGGAAATAATTTGAGTAGTATAAAGATAGATAATTTGTCTGAAGGAGATATTGCAAAAATCAAAGCTCAATTAAAGAGCAACGATATGTCTATAGATCAGGCAGAACCTATAGTATTATCAAAAGGAATGAGTGCAACAGAATTTGCTAAGTTGAAAGAGCGATTAACTGCGATTACAATAGAATCAAATGATGTTTCTAGTACGAGTTCTAATGGAGACTTAACTGCGGTTAGTACTCAAAGTGCAGTTCAGTATAATAATCCAAAAAAAAATGATGATACCACAGTTTTTGGTTCAGAGTTATTTGATAATCCAGCGCTTAGTTTTGCTCCCGATTTAAAATTAGCGACACCAGTTAATTATATATTAGGACCTGGGGATGAATTACAAATCGGAGTTTATGGTGTTCAAGAATACAGTAGTAGTTTATCAGTTTCCGTAGAAGGAAAAATCAGCATTCAGTATGTTGGTCAAATTTCTGTAGCTGGAATGACCATTGAAGCTGCTACTCAAAAAATTAAAGGATCCATTGCTAAAGTGTATAGTACAGTTCGATCTGGTCAATCACAAGTTAGTGTTAGTTTGAGTAAAATACGAACTATTAAGGTTACAGTTGTTGGTGGTAATCAGCCAGGTAATTATTCAGTATCCTCATTAGCTACAGTTTTTAATGCTTTGCATTTGGCTGGTGGACCAGGTAAAAATGGAAGTTACAGGAATATTGAATTAATTAGAAATAATAAAGTTTTAAGAAAAATTGATATTTATAGATTTTTAGTAAAAGGAGATCAATCCGATAATATAGGTTTAAGAGATGATGATGTAATCAGAATTCCTGCATATAGTCAAAGAGTTGTTTTGTCAGGCGAAGTTAAAAGACCAGGGATTTTTGAGATGAAAACTGGTGAAACATTTTCAGATTTATTATCTTTTGCTTCAGGTTTTAATGAGTTTGCTTACACTGCTTCAGTAAATGTGGAACAAAAAACAGGTAAGGAATTTAAAGTTCAGGATATAAATGAAGGAATGTATTCGACCTATATTCCTAAATCAGGAGATGTTATTAAAGTTTCAAGAATTTTAGATCGATTTGAGAATCGTATTAAAATTGAAGGAGCTGTTTTTAGACCGGATGCATATTCTTTTTCAGAAGGAATGAGAGTATTAGATCTGATTAATAGAGCGGAAGGACTTAAGGAAGATGCTTACACAAAAAGAGCTAGAATAATTCGTTTGAAATCTAATTTAACTTCTGAGATCGTAAATGTTGATTTGAGTGCTGCTTTGAATGGAGATGTAAATGCAAATATTGAACTAAGGAGAGAAGATATTGTTACTGTTTATTCTATTTTAGAATTCAGAGAAGAATATAAAATTACTATAGATGGTGAGGTGAAAAATCCGGGGACATATCCTTTCTATGAAAATCTTACTTTAAATGATTTAGTGGTTCAAGTAGGTGGATTAACTGGGTCAGCTTCAAAAAGAGTTGAAATTGCCAGAATGATTAAGTCTGATACTATTAATGTGAATGATTCTAAAAGAGTAGAAGTTTTTAATTTAGAAGTTACACCTGAAAATAATGAGCAAATAAAGAATTTTACCTTAGAACCTTTTGATGTTATTACTATTCGCAGAATGGCTATTTATGAAAAGCCTACTACGGTTTTTGTAAGCGGATCTGTTGTTTATCCTGGTAAATATGTTTTGGCGAATAAAAAGGAATCGGTTTATTCGATAGTTATGCGTGCAGGAGGATTATCAGCTGATGCTAATGTAGAAGGGTTGAAAATTAAACGTCCAATTAAAAATGACCAAATAAAAGATATAGAAGATGTGAGTGTCAATGTTAATGGTAATAATTCTGAAGAAAGTTTAGCCAATAAGTTGAAATACGATATTAAATTTGCTGTAATTCCTGTTAATTGGGAGAAAATTGTAAAAGATAAAGACCATTATTCTAATGTCACTTTGTTTTCTGGAGATGAAATTATAGTGTCTAAATTTAATGAAGGTGTAAAAGTAGCTGGAAATGTATTGTTGACATCTGAAATTCCATATCGTAAAGGTAAAAACTTTAATTATTATATTAATGCAGTTGGTGGAATTGACAATAAGGGGTGGAAAAAGAAAGCCTATATTATTTATCCGAATGGGAAAGCAGATGTAGCCAAATCTTTTTTGTTTTTTAAATCTTATCCTAAAGTTTTGCCAGATTCACAAATTGTTGTACCTGAGAAACCTGAGGTAAATAAAATGAGTACTGGAGAATTGGTTAGTATAGGCAGTGTTATTACTAGTCTAGTTTTGTTAATTGTTACTGCATTTAAATAAAATTATATTTTTTATGGAGAGTAAGCCTGAAATTAATGATGAAATTTCATTAAAAGAGTTAATAGAGAAGGGAAGAGAATGGTATTGCTATTTATGGTCACAATGGAAAATAATTATATTGGTAGGTTTGATTGGAGCAATTTTTGGATTGACCTACTCATTTATCAAAAAGCCAATTTATACAGCCACTTTGTCTTTTGCACTTGAAGATGAAAAAGGTGGAGGGGGATTAGGAGGTGCTATTGGTTTGGCTAGTTCTTTTGGATTAGATCTTGAAGGAAGTGGTGGAGGTATGTTTGTAGGTTCCAACTTGACAGAGTTATTTAAATCTCGTACAATGGTCGAAAAAACGTTAATGACTCCTGTTACAGTAAATGGAAAAGTAATTTCTCTGGCTGAAATGTACATTCAAGATAATAAATGGCGTGATAGTTGGAATGATGATGCTAAATTTAAAAATATACAGTTTTTACCTGATACTAAGCGTAAGTATTTTACTAGAGTTCATGATAGTATTTTGGGTGTCATTTATGAAAAGTTGTCAAAAAAATCTTTGTCTGTAGAGCAAAAAGATAAGAAGATATCTATTATCTCAATGGAAGTTGCTTCTACTAATGAATTATTTTCTTTATATTTTTGTGAGGCTTTAGCAAGACAGGTTGGAAAGTTTTATGTAGACACCAAAAGCAAAAAAGCCCGTATGAATATGGAAATTCTTAATAGACAAACGGATTCTATTCGTGCAGAGCTAAATAGTGCTATTACTGGGGTAGCAATAGCAACAGATAATACATTTATGTTAAATCCTGCCCTAAATGTACGTCGTACACCGTCAGCTAAACGTCAGGTAGATGTACAAGCCAATACAGTTATATTGACGGAATTGGTAAAACAAACCGAATTAGCTAAAGTAACGTTGCGTAAAGAAACACCTTTAATACAAGTAATTGATAGACCTATACTGCCATTGAATAAAGAAAGGTTTGGAAAAGCAAAAGGTATTTTGGTAGGTGGATTTTTATCTGGATTTTTAGCAATATTATTTCTTTTCTTAAAAAAAACATTTAGTAATATTACAAGTTAATTTATGTATTCAATTACACATGTTATTCTTACTGGCGGTGTTGGTAGTAGATTATGGCCTTTGTCAAGAAAATGTCAACCGAAACAGTATCTAGAAATTTTTGGAGGACAATCATTATTTGAAATGACTTTAGAGAGAAATAAAAACTTGGTTAATGCCATTATGGTGGTTGGAAATTGTGATAATACTCATTTAAGTAAGAATATATTAGATAAATCTAATACTTCATATTTGAATATTATTGAGTCAACCCCTAGAAATACAGCTGCTGCGATTGCCTTTGCGGCTTTAGCTTCTCAACCTGATGATATTTTAATTGTAACTCCCTCTGATCATATTATTGAAGATGATGTAGCTTATAAAAAAGCTATAAAGGAAGCTATTGATAAGGCTTCGAAAGGATTTATTGTAACCTTTGGAATTGTACCAACTAAACCAGAAACGGGTTATGGATATATTGAACGAAATGGAGATGATGTGATTTCTTTTCGAGAAAAGCCAAATAAAGAAACAGCAATTGATTTTATAGAAAGAGGTGATTTTTTATGGAATAGCGGTATATTTTGTTTTAAAGCGAGTGTTTTATTAGAGGAATTAAAAAAATATGTACCTGATGTTTATGCAAAATCAAAAAGTGTATGGGAGGCAAATGTCGATGGAAAATTGGATTTGAATTTATCATTAAATATTCCTTCTATCAGTATTGATTATGCAGTAATGGAAAGAAGTAAAAAAATAAAGGTAGTATCGACTGAGTTTATTTGGTCTGATTTAGGTTCTTTTGAATCGGTTTATGATTATTTAGTTTCTTCTGGTCATCCTATAGACGAAAATGGAAATATGGTAATTGGAAGTTCAGTTTATTCGGTATTTATTGGACTTAAGAATACTATTTTTGTTACAACAAGTACTGCCAATTTAATTTTGCAAAAAGAAAATTCCCAAGATGTAAAAACTATTTATACTTTTTTAGAGAACCAGGATTCGCCTTTGCTTAATTAAATTAGCTGCAAAAAAAAATACATTGTATATTTTAAGTGATTTTGTGGAATTTAATTATGATAATCTAAATCATAATTGGTTAAAAATCTAAAATATATTTTAGTAGCTGTATTAATTATAGGTGTAAGTGAATTGAAATTGTATTAATTAGAGGATAATTTTTAAAGATAATGGTTACACTACATTGAATTCTTCTAATAGCAAATTTATACTGTTCTTACAGAATAAATTTAGGATAACGCAAATGTCTATATTTTGCTTATTTTATAAAATAGTTTTAACAAGTAAAGCTGTCAGTTATTAAATTAATTGTCTAATATTATGAAAAAAAACAAATGGATTATAGGTTTTCTTGTAATTTCATTAATATGTAATTTAATAGTTTTAAAAGTTGATATTATTCCTTTTATGATGCTGAGATTTGAAATTAAACATTCAAAAAATCAACCTAAAATAAGTAATATTAAATCTCCTGAGAAAATCATTTTGAATAGGTCATTAGAAATGGCTAATTCTAATACTATATTTACCGTTTTTGATGAGCAGTCTAGTTTTTCTGAAAGCTTTTTAAGAATGTTAGGACACGGAGGACGAGATGATTTATTTAAGAGGTATAATTACCCGAGAGCGTATTTGATTAGTGGATTGACTGATTATGCTAAATCTGAAAAGGATACCGTTTTAATGCTTAAAATTGCTAAAATTTTTGATAAATATATTAATGATGACGGGTCTCCTTCGTTTGTGCTTGACAAAGTAGATCAAGTGCCATTTGGTATAGCAGCTATAAATCTATTTAAATATACAAATAATATAAAATATGAGAAATTTGCTAAGTATATTTATAATTATATAAAATCATTAGAACATAATAATATTGTTCTTTACAGGAATAATAGTAATGTACAGCTTAATGATGTAGTAGGAATGATTTGTCCCTTTTTGGTAAGATATGAAGAAATAAGCAAAGATAGAAAGTCATTATTACTCTGTTTAAAACAATTACAATTTTATAATACATATGGTGTAGATAAAGAAACATTTTTACCCTGTCATGGTATAAATTTAAAAACAAATATTAAGGTAGGGCCTACAAATTGGGGACGTGGAATTGGGTGGTATCTCATTGGGTTGTCTGAGTATGTAAAAAAAGAAGGAAGACTTACTTCTCAACTGAATGGATTAATAAACTCGCTTGAGATGCTTAAAACTGATGATTTAGTTTGGACTCAATTCCCAGGGTCAGACACTAAATTTGATGCTTCATCTACAACAATGTTTATGTATGGAATAAATTTATCAAAACCAGATGCATATTCTAAGCAAGATGTTTTTAAAATACTGAATAACTATATAAAGGAGGATGGTACGATTATCTCAACTTCTGGAGATACACATGGTATTAATAATTACTCTCAAACATTTGGCGAGAGTGAATTATCTCAAGGAATGCTTTTAATGCTCCTAAGTACAACTACTAAATAATTTGATTTCAACCACTTCTTTGTTAATTATATACTAACTAATAATTTAATGTCCACAGATAATAAAAAGATTGCCAGAAATACTTTGTTCTTATATGTAAGAATGTTTCTGACAATGGGGGTCAGTCTCTATACTTCACGGATTGTGCTTAATGCATTAGGTATTGAGAGTTATGGGGTTTATAGCGTGGTTGGTGGAGTTGTAACTCTTTTTAGTTTTTTTGATTCTGCAATGTCAACAGCTACACAACGTTTTTTAGCTATGGATATTGGGAAAGAGAACTCAGAAAATCTTAAAAAAACTTTTAATTCCGCTCTAATTATACATATAGTTATTGCTCTGTTAGTGCTTTTAATAGCTGAGACTATTGGTTTGTGGTTTGTAAATTGTAAATTAAATTTACCTGTGGATAAAGTTGATCAAGCAAATTTTGTTTATCAGTTTTCTATATTGGCAAGTATTATTGGTATTACTCAAGTACCATTTAATGCATTGATTATTGTAAAAGAACGTATGGACGTATTTGCAATAATAAGTGTTGCGGAGGTTTTGTTAAAGTTGGTGATTGTTTTTTTGTTGTATATATCACCTTATGATAAGTTAAATACTTATGCGATTTTGGTATTTTTGCTATCTTTAATTATTTCAACAGTATATAAAATATATTGTCATGTAAACTTTAAGGAAAGTTCTTTTAGATTATATAAGGACAAAGGGATGTATAAGGAATTAATTTCATATTCTGGTTGGACTGTTTTTGGAAGTATAGCAGGAATAGCTAAAGGACAAGGAATAAATATATTATTGAACTTGTTTTTTGGAACAGTAGTTAATGCAGCTTATGGAATTACTTTGCAAATTCAAAATGCGGTCTATTCTTTTGTTACTAATTTTCAGATGGCAGTAAATCCCCAAATTTATAAGAGTTATGCTCAAGGTAATATAGATCAAATGCAAAAACTTGTATATCAGTCCTCTAAATTCTCTTATTATTTGTTATTTATTTTAGTTAGTCCTATAATTTTTAATATTGATTATATATTGGTTTGGTGGCTTAAAAATCCACCACAATATACAGCAATTTTCACAGTTTTAACTTTGGTTAATTTATTGATAGAATGTATTTCGAGACCTCTCATAACAGCTGCTTTTGCAACGGGTGAAATTAAATGGTATCAGATAATTATTGGAGGTTTTTTGTTTTTAAATCTGCCTATTAGTTACTTCTTTTTCCAGATAAATAAAGATCCTACGTCATTTTTGTATGTAGCAATAGTTTTATCCATTTTAGCTTTTTTTTTTAGGTTTGGTTTTCTGAAAAAAATGCTTGATTTAGATATTTTTAATTTTATAAAGAAAGTAATTTTACCCGTTTTGGCAGTATCATTAGTTTCTATAGTGTTATTATATGGTCTTAATTTGTTGGTAAAGAGACCTGAAAAATTGTTTGATCTATTATGGATTAGTTTTATTGTGATGATTATCAATTTTTTTGTGATTTCATTTTTTGGTTGTAATCATTTAGAAAGAATGATGTTGTTGAATTTTATTAAGAATAAATTAAATAAAAAAGGATAAATATTTAAGTATATCAACATTAAGAATATCAATGTGACATAAAAAGTCATTTTATAATTGGGAATGTATTAATTAAAAAGTAGTATAATAAAAAAGATATGAGAATAGGGATAATGACGTTTTGGGAATCAAAAAATAATTATGGACAAATTTTACAGTTGTTTGCTTTACAAAAGATAGTTGGTGATTTAGGACATAATCCATTTTTAATAAGATATAAGAGGATACCTATTCCGTATAAAAGTGAAAATTTTGTTGTAAACTTTAAAATAAAATTGAAAAATTTTTTAAAGTTTATTTATACTACTATTCGCGGACTTTTTGTTAAGAAAAAGCTAGCCAATGATGAAAAAAGAAAATTTGAGGAGTTTAAAAAGAAGTATATTGTCTCTGAGGGTTCTGATTATTTAGATTATAAAGATTTAATAAAAAAACCTCCAGTTGCAGATGTATATATTGTAGGTAGTGATCAAGTATGGAATAACAATTTTAGTGTTTCAGCTGAAGCCTTTTTACTAGGCTTTGGTAATAATAAAATAAAAAGGATTGCGTACGCAGCAAGTTTTGGTCAAAAAAAGTTATCGGATAAAACAAATCAATTATTCAATAAATATATTCAAAATTTTAATTCAGTAAGTGTTAGGGAAGAAAGTGGTGTGGATATTTGTATGGATTTAAAAGTTTCTAATCCAGAATGGGTGCTAGACCCTACATTGTTATTTACTAAAGAAGATTGGATAAAAATGTTAGAGCTTCCTGATATTAAAGAGGAACAAAAATCTATTTTTATATATACTCTTGGGAATAGTAAAATTCTAGATAAAGATAAGTTTATTGGGTATGCAAATAGCTTAAAAGATTATAAAGTCGTGCATGCATCAGCAAATTCTGATGATTCTGGGAATGTTTTGCCAACAATTCCAGAATGGGTTAATTATATTAAAAATGCTGAATTGGTAATAACTACTTCCTTTCATGGAATGGTTTTTTGCATATTAAATAATACGAACTTTATTGTATTGCCTAATACAGGACATGCTGAAGGTATGAACGAACGAATTTACAGTGTGTTAACACTATTAAATTTGGAAGAGCATATGATAGAATCATTTTCAGAAAAAACTGTATCTAATATTTTCTCTAAAAAAATCGATTGGAATTCTATAAATAATATTTTGGAAAATAAGAGAAAATTCTCAATAGAATTTCTTAAAAATGCTATAAATTAAAATGAAAGTAATTTTCGCTCCATATAGTGATGGAAATCCTTATCAAAAAGAATTGATAAAAGAATTAGAGTTAAAAGGAGTTTCTGTAGGGAATGCTGGATTGGGATTTAAAGATTTTTTTAAAACTATAGACTTGAATAAAGCTGATGTTATTCATTTTCATTGGTTAGACACTTATATATTAGGCAATAATTCAATTATTACGTTTATAAAAATTATTGTTTTTTTATTAAGATTGAAGCTGTTTAAGAAATCAAAAAAATATATTTGGACAGCACATAATTTAAAAAGTCACGAAAGTAGTCATCCATTATTGGAAAAATTTTTTTTAAAAAATTTTGTAAAGATTTTAGATAGAATTAGTGTCCATAGTTTGTTTGCAAAAGATAAATTAATGAAAGAGTATGGCGCAAATTCAGATAAAATTCAAATTATTCCTCATGCTAATTATATCAATGCATATCCAGTTAGAGATGATGAAAGGAAACTGTTGTTAAAAAATAAATTAGAAATAGATAACGGAAAGTTTACTTTTATGTTTTTGGGTAATATTCGCCCGTATAAGGGAGTGTTGGAAGTAATAAGCGCTTTTAAAGAATTAAATTTTAATGATGCGCAACTTGTTATTTGTGGCAGTGTTAAAGCTAAGGATGAACAAAAATTGATAGAGAAGAAAATTGATAAATTTAGTAATATAAAACTGATAGCAGAATATATAAATGATGAAGATATTAGTAGTTATTTAGACCTTGCTGATGCAATGCTTTATCCTTATAAAGATATATTAACGTCGGGTGGTTTGCTTCTTGGGATGTCTTATAAAAAGGTTTGCATTGCATCTAACGTTGGTAGTATGTCTGAGTTTTTAGATTCAAAGTTTCTTTTTAATACTTATTTAGATTTGAAGGAGACTATGAAAGAAATAAGGGGTTTTTCAGAAGAAGAATTAAAACTTGCTGGTGAGCTTAATTATTCAAGAATAAAGGATGATACATGGAAAAAAATGGCAGATTTAACATTGAATTTGTATAGTTAATGTTAAAAGTATCTAGAAATTTATTGATAACTTCCTGTCCTATTTTTTTAATGCCTTTATTTTTTTTTAAAGAGTGAGTTATTTTATGTTAGTGATATTTTAAAGAGATTGTTGAATATACGATATCTCATGAAAATCAAGATTGAATTGTATTTTTTTATGCAACTAATAGTTTTAATTGAGATTCCTTTTTAATTAAAAGACAATAGATTAAATATGCAATGTAAAGTTTTATATATTCTAAACGATTCTACACCTTATGGAGGTGCAAATAAGTCATTTTTAAATATGATTGATGGCTTAATTTTAAATGGAATAAAGCCATTCGTGATTTTGCCTACTGATAATGGTATTATAGTTAATTTAAAAGACAGGGGATTGCCATGTTATGTGATACCTATTCGTATGGATGTGTTTCCATCTATAAATAATTTTCGAGATATATGTATGTTTATCCCGAGAATATTCCGAATCTTATTCATTAATAAAAAAGCTTATTGGAAAATTTTAAGTTTAACAAAGGAAATTAAGCCAGCTTTAATTCACACTAATGTTGGACCTATCCATACAGGTTTCAATGTAGCTATTAAAATTGGTATACCTCATGTATGGCACATACGAGAGTATCAGGATTTAGATTTTAAAATGAAGCCTCTTTTCTCTATGGATAGATTTGTTTTAAAACTAAATTCAATTAATAATTTCCCAATAGTAATAACAGAGTCTATTTATAAACATTTTTCATTAAAATTTCCGGCAAAAGTTATAAGCAATGGAGTGTTAAGTTCTACGCTTGTGCAATTTGATAGAATTAAAGAAAAATATTTTTTATTTGCTGGTAGACTTGAAGAAAGTAAAGGAATTAAAG
The Flavobacterium sp. 5 DNA segment above includes these coding regions:
- a CDS encoding glycoside hydrolase family 88 protein → MKKNKWIIGFLVISLICNLIVLKVDIIPFMMLRFEIKHSKNQPKISNIKSPEKIILNRSLEMANSNTIFTVFDEQSSFSESFLRMLGHGGRDDLFKRYNYPRAYLISGLTDYAKSEKDTVLMLKIAKIFDKYINDDGSPSFVLDKVDQVPFGIAAINLFKYTNNIKYEKFAKYIYNYIKSLEHNNIVLYRNNSNVQLNDVVGMICPFLVRYEEISKDRKSLLLCLKQLQFYNTYGVDKETFLPCHGINLKTNIKVGPTNWGRGIGWYLIGLSEYVKKEGRLTSQLNGLINSLEMLKTDDLVWTQFPGSDTKFDASSTTMFMYGINLSKPDAYSKQDVFKILNNYIKEDGTIISTSGDTHGINNYSQTFGESELSQGMLLMLLSTTTK
- a CDS encoding Wzz/FepE/Etk N-terminal domain-containing protein, encoding MESKPEINDEISLKELIEKGREWYCYLWSQWKIIILVGLIGAIFGLTYSFIKKPIYTATLSFALEDEKGGGGLGGAIGLASSFGLDLEGSGGGMFVGSNLTELFKSRTMVEKTLMTPVTVNGKVISLAEMYIQDNKWRDSWNDDAKFKNIQFLPDTKRKYFTRVHDSILGVIYEKLSKKSLSVEQKDKKISIISMEVASTNELFSLYFCEALARQVGKFYVDTKSKKARMNMEILNRQTDSIRAELNSAITGVAIATDNTFMLNPALNVRRTPSAKRQVDVQANTVILTELVKQTELAKVTLRKETPLIQVIDRPILPLNKERFGKAKGILVGGFLSGFLAILFLFLKKTFSNITS
- a CDS encoding oligosaccharide flippase family protein — its product is MSTDNKKIARNTLFLYVRMFLTMGVSLYTSRIVLNALGIESYGVYSVVGGVVTLFSFFDSAMSTATQRFLAMDIGKENSENLKKTFNSALIIHIVIALLVLLIAETIGLWFVNCKLNLPVDKVDQANFVYQFSILASIIGITQVPFNALIIVKERMDVFAIISVAEVLLKLVIVFLLYISPYDKLNTYAILVFLLSLIISTVYKIYCHVNFKESSFRLYKDKGMYKELISYSGWTVFGSIAGIAKGQGINILLNLFFGTVVNAAYGITLQIQNAVYSFVTNFQMAVNPQIYKSYAQGNIDQMQKLVYQSSKFSYYLLFILVSPIIFNIDYILVWWLKNPPQYTAIFTVLTLVNLLIECISRPLITAAFATGEIKWYQIIIGGFLFLNLPISYFFFQINKDPTSFLYVAIVLSILAFFFRFGFLKKMLDLDIFNFIKKVILPVLAVSLVSIVLLYGLNLLVKRPEKLFDLLWISFIVMIINFFVISFFGCNHLERMMLLNFIKNKLNKKG
- a CDS encoding SLBB domain-containing protein → MKKIITVIVLFVFLFQVDTVVAQDILKGNNLSSIKIDNLSEGDIAKIKAQLKSNDMSIDQAEPIVLSKGMSATEFAKLKERLTAITIESNDVSSTSSNGDLTAVSTQSAVQYNNPKKNDDTTVFGSELFDNPALSFAPDLKLATPVNYILGPGDELQIGVYGVQEYSSSLSVSVEGKISIQYVGQISVAGMTIEAATQKIKGSIAKVYSTVRSGQSQVSVSLSKIRTIKVTVVGGNQPGNYSVSSLATVFNALHLAGGPGKNGSYRNIELIRNNKVLRKIDIYRFLVKGDQSDNIGLRDDDVIRIPAYSQRVVLSGEVKRPGIFEMKTGETFSDLLSFASGFNEFAYTASVNVEQKTGKEFKVQDINEGMYSTYIPKSGDVIKVSRILDRFENRIKIEGAVFRPDAYSFSEGMRVLDLINRAEGLKEDAYTKRARIIRLKSNLTSEIVNVDLSAALNGDVNANIELRREDIVTVYSILEFREEYKITIDGEVKNPGTYPFYENLTLNDLVVQVGGLTGSASKRVEIARMIKSDTINVNDSKRVEVFNLEVTPENNEQIKNFTLEPFDVITIRRMAIYEKPTTVFVSGSVVYPGKYVLANKKESVYSIVMRAGGLSADANVEGLKIKRPIKNDQIKDIEDVSVNVNGNNSEESLANKLKYDIKFAVIPVNWEKIVKDKDHYSNVTLFSGDEIIVSKFNEGVKVAGNVLLTSEIPYRKGKNFNYYINAVGGIDNKGWKKKAYIIYPNGKADVAKSFLFFKSYPKVLPDSQIVVPEKPEVNKMSTGELVSIGSVITSLVLLIVTAFK
- a CDS encoding glycosyltransferase, encoding MQCKVLYILNDSTPYGGANKSFLNMIDGLILNGIKPFVILPTDNGIIVNLKDRGLPCYVIPIRMDVFPSINNFRDICMFIPRIFRILFINKKAYWKILSLTKEIKPALIHTNVGPIHTGFNVAIKIGIPHVWHIREYQDLDFKMKPLFSMDRFVLKLNSINNFPIVITESIYKHFSLKFPAKVISNGVLSSTLVQFDRIKEKYFLFAGRLEESKGIKETIRAFSEFNKINSEYYLYLAGDTEDSIYMNSLVELIEKLNITNRVLFLGMRNDISNLMAKATALIMSSRYEGFGRVTAEAMFNGCLVIGRNTGGTKEILEKERLGLLFLTNEEMVELMKDVVADGVESYFSMIMEAQKFAINNFSNEQNVNKVIELYKEILSIKR
- a CDS encoding polysaccharide pyruvyl transferase family protein, which codes for MRIGIMTFWESKNNYGQILQLFALQKIVGDLGHNPFLIRYKRIPIPYKSENFVVNFKIKLKNFLKFIYTTIRGLFVKKKLANDEKRKFEEFKKKYIVSEGSDYLDYKDLIKKPPVADVYIVGSDQVWNNNFSVSAEAFLLGFGNNKIKRIAYAASFGQKKLSDKTNQLFNKYIQNFNSVSVREESGVDICMDLKVSNPEWVLDPTLLFTKEDWIKMLELPDIKEEQKSIFIYTLGNSKILDKDKFIGYANSLKDYKVVHASANSDDSGNVLPTIPEWVNYIKNAELVITTSFHGMVFCILNNTNFIVLPNTGHAEGMNERIYSVLTLLNLEEHMIESFSEKTVSNIFSKKIDWNSINNILENKRKFSIEFLKNAIN
- a CDS encoding glycosyltransferase, coding for MKVIFAPYSDGNPYQKELIKELELKGVSVGNAGLGFKDFFKTIDLNKADVIHFHWLDTYILGNNSIITFIKIIVFLLRLKLFKKSKKYIWTAHNLKSHESSHPLLEKFFLKNFVKILDRISVHSLFAKDKLMKEYGANSDKIQIIPHANYINAYPVRDDERKLLLKNKLEIDNGKFTFMFLGNIRPYKGVLEVISAFKELNFNDAQLVICGSVKAKDEQKLIEKKIDKFSNIKLIAEYINDEDISSYLDLADAMLYPYKDILTSGGLLLGMSYKKVCIASNVGSMSEFLDSKFLFNTYLDLKETMKEIRGFSEEELKLAGELNYSRIKDDTWKKMADLTLNLYS
- a CDS encoding mannose-1-phosphate guanylyltransferase, translating into MYSITHVILTGGVGSRLWPLSRKCQPKQYLEIFGGQSLFEMTLERNKNLVNAIMVVGNCDNTHLSKNILDKSNTSYLNIIESTPRNTAAAIAFAALASQPDDILIVTPSDHIIEDDVAYKKAIKEAIDKASKGFIVTFGIVPTKPETGYGYIERNGDDVISFREKPNKETAIDFIERGDFLWNSGIFCFKASVLLEELKKYVPDVYAKSKSVWEANVDGKLDLNLSLNIPSISIDYAVMERSKKIKVVSTEFIWSDLGSFESVYDYLVSSGHPIDENGNMVIGSSVYSVFIGLKNTIFVTTSTANLILQKENSQDVKTIYTFLENQDSPLLN